A genomic window from Balaenoptera acutorostrata chromosome 20, mBalAcu1.1, whole genome shotgun sequence includes:
- the ETV4 gene encoding ETS translocation variant 4 isoform X1 codes for MERRMKGGYLDQQVPYTFCSKSPGNGSLREALMVPQGKLMDPGSLPPPDSEDLFQDLSHFQETWLAEAQVPDSDEQFVPDFHSENLAFHSPTTRIKKEPQSPRAERALPCSRKPSLSYHHGEQCLYSSAYDPPRQIAIKSPAPGAPGQSPLQPFPRAEQRSFLRSSGTSQPHPGHGYLGEHSSVFQQPLDICHSFTPSQGGGREPLPAPYQHQLSEPCPPYPQQSFKQEYLDPLYEQAGQPGQPAVGQGGVNGHRYPGAGVVIKQEQMDFSYDSDVPGYASMYLHAEGFSGPSPGDGTMGYGYEKPLRPFPDDVCVVPEKFEGDIKQEGVGAFREGPPYQRRGALQLWQFLVALLDDPTNAHFIAWTGRGMEFKLIEPEEVARLWGIQKNRPAMNYDKLSRSLRYYYEKGIMQKVAGERYVYKFVCEPEALFSLAFPDNQRPTLKAEFDRPVSEEDTVPLSHLDESPAYLPELAGPAQPFGPKGGYSY; via the exons ATGGAGCGGAGGATGAAAGGCGGATACTTGGACCAGCAAGTGCCCTACACCTTCTGCAGC AAATCTCCCGGAAATGGGAGCTTGCGCGAAGCGCTGATGGTCCCGCAGGGGAAGCTCATGGACCCGGGCTCCCTGCCGCCCCCCGACTCCGAAg ATCTATTCCAGGATCTAAGTCACTTCCAGGAGACGTGGCTTGCTGAAG CTCAGGTACCAGACAGTGATGAGCAGTTTGTTCCTGATTTCCATTCAGAAAACT TAGCTTTCCACAGCCCCACGACCAGGATCAAGAAGGAACCCCAGAGTCCCCGCGCAGAGCGGGCCCTGCCCTGCAGCAGGAAGCCGTCCCTCTCCTACCACCATGGCGAGCAGTGCCTTTATTCCAG TGCCTATGACCCCCCTAGACAAATCGCCATCAAGTCCCCCGCCCCTGGTGCCCCCGGACAGTCGCCCCTGCAACCCTTTCCCCGGGCAGAACAACGGAGTTTCCTGAGATCCTCTggcacctcccagccccaccctggccaTGGGTACCTCGGGGAGCATAG CTCTGTCTTCCAGCAGCCCCTGGATATCTGCCACTCCTTCACACCCTCTCAGGGAGGGGGCCGGGAACCTCTCCCAGCCCCCTACCAACACCAGCTGTCGGAACCCTGCCCACCCTACCCCCAGCAGAGCTTCAAGCAGGAATACCTTGATCCCCTGTATGAACAGGCCGGCCAGCCCGGCCAGCCGGCAGTGGGCCAGGGTGGAGTCAATGGGCACAGGTACCCAGGGGCGGGGGTAGTGATCAAACAGGAGCAGATGGACTTCTCCTACGACTCAG ATGTCCCTGGGTATGCGTCAATGTACCTTCACGCAGAGGGTTTCTCCGGGCCCTCTCCAGGTGACGGGACCATGG GCTATGGCTATGAGAAACCTCTGCGACCATTCCCAGATGATGTCTGCGTCGTCCCTGAGAAATTTGAAG GAGACATCAAGCAGGAAGGGGTGGGAGCCTTCAGAGAGGGACCGCCCTACCAGCGCCGGGGTGCCTTGCAGCTGTGGCAGTTTCTGGTGGCCCTGCTGGATGACCCAACAAATGCCCACTTCATTGCCTGGACCGGCCGGGGGATGGAGTTCAAACTAATTGAGCCTGAGGAG GTCGCCAGGCTCTGGGGCATCCAGAAGAACCGGCCAGCCATGAATTACGACAAACTGAGCCGCTCACTCCGATACTACTACGAGAAAGGCATCATGCAGAAG GTGGCTGGCGAGCGTTACGTGTATAAGTTTGTGTGCGAGCCCGAGGCCCTCTTCTCTCTGGCCTTCCCGGACAATCAGCGTCCAACTCTCAAGGCTGAGTTTGACCGGCCCGTCAGTGAGGAGGACACAGTCCCTTTGTCCCACTTGGACGAGAGCCCCGCCTACCTCCCAGAGCTGGCTGGCCCCGCCCAGCCCTTTGGCCCCAAGGGTGGCTACTCTTACTAG
- the ETV4 gene encoding ETS translocation variant 4 isoform X2 produces MERRMKGGYLDQQVPYTFCSKSPGNGSLREALMVPQGKLMDPGSLPPPDSEDLFQDLSHFQETWLAEAQVPDSDEQFVPDFHSENLAFHSPTTRIKKEPQSPRAERALPCSRKPSLSYHHGEQCLYSRQIAIKSPAPGAPGQSPLQPFPRAEQRSFLRSSGTSQPHPGHGYLGEHSSVFQQPLDICHSFTPSQGGGREPLPAPYQHQLSEPCPPYPQQSFKQEYLDPLYEQAGQPGQPAVGQGGVNGHRYPGAGVVIKQEQMDFSYDSDVPGYASMYLHAEGFSGPSPGDGTMGYGYEKPLRPFPDDVCVVPEKFEGDIKQEGVGAFREGPPYQRRGALQLWQFLVALLDDPTNAHFIAWTGRGMEFKLIEPEEVARLWGIQKNRPAMNYDKLSRSLRYYYEKGIMQKVAGERYVYKFVCEPEALFSLAFPDNQRPTLKAEFDRPVSEEDTVPLSHLDESPAYLPELAGPAQPFGPKGGYSY; encoded by the exons ATGGAGCGGAGGATGAAAGGCGGATACTTGGACCAGCAAGTGCCCTACACCTTCTGCAGC AAATCTCCCGGAAATGGGAGCTTGCGCGAAGCGCTGATGGTCCCGCAGGGGAAGCTCATGGACCCGGGCTCCCTGCCGCCCCCCGACTCCGAAg ATCTATTCCAGGATCTAAGTCACTTCCAGGAGACGTGGCTTGCTGAAG CTCAGGTACCAGACAGTGATGAGCAGTTTGTTCCTGATTTCCATTCAGAAAACT TAGCTTTCCACAGCCCCACGACCAGGATCAAGAAGGAACCCCAGAGTCCCCGCGCAGAGCGGGCCCTGCCCTGCAGCAGGAAGCCGTCCCTCTCCTACCACCATGGCGAGCAGTGCCTTTATTCCAG ACAAATCGCCATCAAGTCCCCCGCCCCTGGTGCCCCCGGACAGTCGCCCCTGCAACCCTTTCCCCGGGCAGAACAACGGAGTTTCCTGAGATCCTCTggcacctcccagccccaccctggccaTGGGTACCTCGGGGAGCATAG CTCTGTCTTCCAGCAGCCCCTGGATATCTGCCACTCCTTCACACCCTCTCAGGGAGGGGGCCGGGAACCTCTCCCAGCCCCCTACCAACACCAGCTGTCGGAACCCTGCCCACCCTACCCCCAGCAGAGCTTCAAGCAGGAATACCTTGATCCCCTGTATGAACAGGCCGGCCAGCCCGGCCAGCCGGCAGTGGGCCAGGGTGGAGTCAATGGGCACAGGTACCCAGGGGCGGGGGTAGTGATCAAACAGGAGCAGATGGACTTCTCCTACGACTCAG ATGTCCCTGGGTATGCGTCAATGTACCTTCACGCAGAGGGTTTCTCCGGGCCCTCTCCAGGTGACGGGACCATGG GCTATGGCTATGAGAAACCTCTGCGACCATTCCCAGATGATGTCTGCGTCGTCCCTGAGAAATTTGAAG GAGACATCAAGCAGGAAGGGGTGGGAGCCTTCAGAGAGGGACCGCCCTACCAGCGCCGGGGTGCCTTGCAGCTGTGGCAGTTTCTGGTGGCCCTGCTGGATGACCCAACAAATGCCCACTTCATTGCCTGGACCGGCCGGGGGATGGAGTTCAAACTAATTGAGCCTGAGGAG GTCGCCAGGCTCTGGGGCATCCAGAAGAACCGGCCAGCCATGAATTACGACAAACTGAGCCGCTCACTCCGATACTACTACGAGAAAGGCATCATGCAGAAG GTGGCTGGCGAGCGTTACGTGTATAAGTTTGTGTGCGAGCCCGAGGCCCTCTTCTCTCTGGCCTTCCCGGACAATCAGCGTCCAACTCTCAAGGCTGAGTTTGACCGGCCCGTCAGTGAGGAGGACACAGTCCCTTTGTCCCACTTGGACGAGAGCCCCGCCTACCTCCCAGAGCTGGCTGGCCCCGCCCAGCCCTTTGGCCCCAAGGGTGGCTACTCTTACTAG
- the ETV4 gene encoding ETS translocation variant 4 isoform X3 has product MVPQGKLMDPGSLPPPDSEDLFQDLSHFQETWLAEAQVPDSDEQFVPDFHSENLAFHSPTTRIKKEPQSPRAERALPCSRKPSLSYHHGEQCLYSSAYDPPRQIAIKSPAPGAPGQSPLQPFPRAEQRSFLRSSGTSQPHPGHGYLGEHSSVFQQPLDICHSFTPSQGGGREPLPAPYQHQLSEPCPPYPQQSFKQEYLDPLYEQAGQPGQPAVGQGGVNGHRYPGAGVVIKQEQMDFSYDSDVPGYASMYLHAEGFSGPSPGDGTMGYGYEKPLRPFPDDVCVVPEKFEGDIKQEGVGAFREGPPYQRRGALQLWQFLVALLDDPTNAHFIAWTGRGMEFKLIEPEEVARLWGIQKNRPAMNYDKLSRSLRYYYEKGIMQKVAGERYVYKFVCEPEALFSLAFPDNQRPTLKAEFDRPVSEEDTVPLSHLDESPAYLPELAGPAQPFGPKGGYSY; this is encoded by the exons ATGGTCCCGCAGGGGAAGCTCATGGACCCGGGCTCCCTGCCGCCCCCCGACTCCGAAg ATCTATTCCAGGATCTAAGTCACTTCCAGGAGACGTGGCTTGCTGAAG CTCAGGTACCAGACAGTGATGAGCAGTTTGTTCCTGATTTCCATTCAGAAAACT TAGCTTTCCACAGCCCCACGACCAGGATCAAGAAGGAACCCCAGAGTCCCCGCGCAGAGCGGGCCCTGCCCTGCAGCAGGAAGCCGTCCCTCTCCTACCACCATGGCGAGCAGTGCCTTTATTCCAG TGCCTATGACCCCCCTAGACAAATCGCCATCAAGTCCCCCGCCCCTGGTGCCCCCGGACAGTCGCCCCTGCAACCCTTTCCCCGGGCAGAACAACGGAGTTTCCTGAGATCCTCTggcacctcccagccccaccctggccaTGGGTACCTCGGGGAGCATAG CTCTGTCTTCCAGCAGCCCCTGGATATCTGCCACTCCTTCACACCCTCTCAGGGAGGGGGCCGGGAACCTCTCCCAGCCCCCTACCAACACCAGCTGTCGGAACCCTGCCCACCCTACCCCCAGCAGAGCTTCAAGCAGGAATACCTTGATCCCCTGTATGAACAGGCCGGCCAGCCCGGCCAGCCGGCAGTGGGCCAGGGTGGAGTCAATGGGCACAGGTACCCAGGGGCGGGGGTAGTGATCAAACAGGAGCAGATGGACTTCTCCTACGACTCAG ATGTCCCTGGGTATGCGTCAATGTACCTTCACGCAGAGGGTTTCTCCGGGCCCTCTCCAGGTGACGGGACCATGG GCTATGGCTATGAGAAACCTCTGCGACCATTCCCAGATGATGTCTGCGTCGTCCCTGAGAAATTTGAAG GAGACATCAAGCAGGAAGGGGTGGGAGCCTTCAGAGAGGGACCGCCCTACCAGCGCCGGGGTGCCTTGCAGCTGTGGCAGTTTCTGGTGGCCCTGCTGGATGACCCAACAAATGCCCACTTCATTGCCTGGACCGGCCGGGGGATGGAGTTCAAACTAATTGAGCCTGAGGAG GTCGCCAGGCTCTGGGGCATCCAGAAGAACCGGCCAGCCATGAATTACGACAAACTGAGCCGCTCACTCCGATACTACTACGAGAAAGGCATCATGCAGAAG GTGGCTGGCGAGCGTTACGTGTATAAGTTTGTGTGCGAGCCCGAGGCCCTCTTCTCTCTGGCCTTCCCGGACAATCAGCGTCCAACTCTCAAGGCTGAGTTTGACCGGCCCGTCAGTGAGGAGGACACAGTCCCTTTGTCCCACTTGGACGAGAGCCCCGCCTACCTCCCAGAGCTGGCTGGCCCCGCCCAGCCCTTTGGCCCCAAGGGTGGCTACTCTTACTAG
- the ETV4 gene encoding ETS translocation variant 4 isoform X4, whose product MQLPGPCPPAPSQHHPSLLSCLFPPAQVPDSDEQFVPDFHSENLAFHSPTTRIKKEPQSPRAERALPCSRKPSLSYHHGEQCLYSSAYDPPRQIAIKSPAPGAPGQSPLQPFPRAEQRSFLRSSGTSQPHPGHGYLGEHSSVFQQPLDICHSFTPSQGGGREPLPAPYQHQLSEPCPPYPQQSFKQEYLDPLYEQAGQPGQPAVGQGGVNGHRYPGAGVVIKQEQMDFSYDSDVPGYASMYLHAEGFSGPSPGDGTMGYGYEKPLRPFPDDVCVVPEKFEGDIKQEGVGAFREGPPYQRRGALQLWQFLVALLDDPTNAHFIAWTGRGMEFKLIEPEEVARLWGIQKNRPAMNYDKLSRSLRYYYEKGIMQKVAGERYVYKFVCEPEALFSLAFPDNQRPTLKAEFDRPVSEEDTVPLSHLDESPAYLPELAGPAQPFGPKGGYSY is encoded by the exons ATGCAGCTGCCAGGGCCCTGTCCCCCTGCACCATCCCAGCAccaccccagcctcctctcctgcctcttcccaccAG CTCAGGTACCAGACAGTGATGAGCAGTTTGTTCCTGATTTCCATTCAGAAAACT TAGCTTTCCACAGCCCCACGACCAGGATCAAGAAGGAACCCCAGAGTCCCCGCGCAGAGCGGGCCCTGCCCTGCAGCAGGAAGCCGTCCCTCTCCTACCACCATGGCGAGCAGTGCCTTTATTCCAG TGCCTATGACCCCCCTAGACAAATCGCCATCAAGTCCCCCGCCCCTGGTGCCCCCGGACAGTCGCCCCTGCAACCCTTTCCCCGGGCAGAACAACGGAGTTTCCTGAGATCCTCTggcacctcccagccccaccctggccaTGGGTACCTCGGGGAGCATAG CTCTGTCTTCCAGCAGCCCCTGGATATCTGCCACTCCTTCACACCCTCTCAGGGAGGGGGCCGGGAACCTCTCCCAGCCCCCTACCAACACCAGCTGTCGGAACCCTGCCCACCCTACCCCCAGCAGAGCTTCAAGCAGGAATACCTTGATCCCCTGTATGAACAGGCCGGCCAGCCCGGCCAGCCGGCAGTGGGCCAGGGTGGAGTCAATGGGCACAGGTACCCAGGGGCGGGGGTAGTGATCAAACAGGAGCAGATGGACTTCTCCTACGACTCAG ATGTCCCTGGGTATGCGTCAATGTACCTTCACGCAGAGGGTTTCTCCGGGCCCTCTCCAGGTGACGGGACCATGG GCTATGGCTATGAGAAACCTCTGCGACCATTCCCAGATGATGTCTGCGTCGTCCCTGAGAAATTTGAAG GAGACATCAAGCAGGAAGGGGTGGGAGCCTTCAGAGAGGGACCGCCCTACCAGCGCCGGGGTGCCTTGCAGCTGTGGCAGTTTCTGGTGGCCCTGCTGGATGACCCAACAAATGCCCACTTCATTGCCTGGACCGGCCGGGGGATGGAGTTCAAACTAATTGAGCCTGAGGAG GTCGCCAGGCTCTGGGGCATCCAGAAGAACCGGCCAGCCATGAATTACGACAAACTGAGCCGCTCACTCCGATACTACTACGAGAAAGGCATCATGCAGAAG GTGGCTGGCGAGCGTTACGTGTATAAGTTTGTGTGCGAGCCCGAGGCCCTCTTCTCTCTGGCCTTCCCGGACAATCAGCGTCCAACTCTCAAGGCTGAGTTTGACCGGCCCGTCAGTGAGGAGGACACAGTCCCTTTGTCCCACTTGGACGAGAGCCCCGCCTACCTCCCAGAGCTGGCTGGCCCCGCCCAGCCCTTTGGCCCCAAGGGTGGCTACTCTTACTAG
- the ETV4 gene encoding ETS translocation variant 4 isoform X5: protein MASSAFIPDVPGYASMYLHAEGFSGPSPGDGTMGYGYEKPLRPFPDDVCVVPEKFEGDIKQEGVGAFREGPPYQRRGALQLWQFLVALLDDPTNAHFIAWTGRGMEFKLIEPEEVARLWGIQKNRPAMNYDKLSRSLRYYYEKGIMQKVAGERYVYKFVCEPEALFSLAFPDNQRPTLKAEFDRPVSEEDTVPLSHLDESPAYLPELAGPAQPFGPKGGYSY, encoded by the exons ATGGCGAGCAGTGCCTTTATTCCAG ATGTCCCTGGGTATGCGTCAATGTACCTTCACGCAGAGGGTTTCTCCGGGCCCTCTCCAGGTGACGGGACCATGG GCTATGGCTATGAGAAACCTCTGCGACCATTCCCAGATGATGTCTGCGTCGTCCCTGAGAAATTTGAAG GAGACATCAAGCAGGAAGGGGTGGGAGCCTTCAGAGAGGGACCGCCCTACCAGCGCCGGGGTGCCTTGCAGCTGTGGCAGTTTCTGGTGGCCCTGCTGGATGACCCAACAAATGCCCACTTCATTGCCTGGACCGGCCGGGGGATGGAGTTCAAACTAATTGAGCCTGAGGAG GTCGCCAGGCTCTGGGGCATCCAGAAGAACCGGCCAGCCATGAATTACGACAAACTGAGCCGCTCACTCCGATACTACTACGAGAAAGGCATCATGCAGAAG GTGGCTGGCGAGCGTTACGTGTATAAGTTTGTGTGCGAGCCCGAGGCCCTCTTCTCTCTGGCCTTCCCGGACAATCAGCGTCCAACTCTCAAGGCTGAGTTTGACCGGCCCGTCAGTGAGGAGGACACAGTCCCTTTGTCCCACTTGGACGAGAGCCCCGCCTACCTCCCAGAGCTGGCTGGCCCCGCCCAGCCCTTTGGCCCCAAGGGTGGCTACTCTTACTAG
- the ETV4 gene encoding ETS translocation variant 4 isoform X6, with protein sequence MGTSGSIDVPGYASMYLHAEGFSGPSPGDGTMGYGYEKPLRPFPDDVCVVPEKFEGDIKQEGVGAFREGPPYQRRGALQLWQFLVALLDDPTNAHFIAWTGRGMEFKLIEPEEVARLWGIQKNRPAMNYDKLSRSLRYYYEKGIMQKVAGERYVYKFVCEPEALFSLAFPDNQRPTLKAEFDRPVSEEDTVPLSHLDESPAYLPELAGPAQPFGPKGGYSY encoded by the exons aTGGGTACCTCGGGGAGCATAG ATGTCCCTGGGTATGCGTCAATGTACCTTCACGCAGAGGGTTTCTCCGGGCCCTCTCCAGGTGACGGGACCATGG GCTATGGCTATGAGAAACCTCTGCGACCATTCCCAGATGATGTCTGCGTCGTCCCTGAGAAATTTGAAG GAGACATCAAGCAGGAAGGGGTGGGAGCCTTCAGAGAGGGACCGCCCTACCAGCGCCGGGGTGCCTTGCAGCTGTGGCAGTTTCTGGTGGCCCTGCTGGATGACCCAACAAATGCCCACTTCATTGCCTGGACCGGCCGGGGGATGGAGTTCAAACTAATTGAGCCTGAGGAG GTCGCCAGGCTCTGGGGCATCCAGAAGAACCGGCCAGCCATGAATTACGACAAACTGAGCCGCTCACTCCGATACTACTACGAGAAAGGCATCATGCAGAAG GTGGCTGGCGAGCGTTACGTGTATAAGTTTGTGTGCGAGCCCGAGGCCCTCTTCTCTCTGGCCTTCCCGGACAATCAGCGTCCAACTCTCAAGGCTGAGTTTGACCGGCCCGTCAGTGAGGAGGACACAGTCCCTTTGTCCCACTTGGACGAGAGCCCCGCCTACCTCCCAGAGCTGGCTGGCCCCGCCCAGCCCTTTGGCCCCAAGGGTGGCTACTCTTACTAG